The following is a genomic window from Triplophysa rosa linkage group LG11, Trosa_1v2, whole genome shotgun sequence.
TGTCTGTTTAATTGCTGTACTGTATACATGAAACACGTGACATTATGGCCAATATAAACACGTTAAGATTCAGTATTGTGTCAGCTTGATTTCTGTCATCAGCTCAGTTTACGAGAATAAAAACTGCTGTCAGATCTGATCCAACCACATTCTTCTGTTGCTCAAGAACTCTTTCAGAAAGTTCAATGATTTATTCTCTTCCACATCACAGCTTCACATATTTCACATGACTGAACTGTTTCGTGATTTACTCGACCTTCATACACTTTTCATGTCTTTTCACTTGATGATGAGAGAACTACTAACACTACAATACAATAATACGAGTTAGCCGAAAGAAATGTTTACACCTTTGATGCTTTATTGAGATGTTTTCTTGACCAGTATAATGGGTAACGCTTTACAATAATGTTGTATTTGCTAATGTTAGTAAATGCATGAGGTGTTAATAAAAAGTACACTGcagttgtttatttatataaaaactatttGAACTCTGTTTTAAGCAATATAATAGTGGAAGAGAAAACCAGCACATACGATGTTAACAGCTGTCATGAAAAGCAGAAGAACCGGTGTGCATGAGACAGAAGAAAAATGTCTTACAGTAAGTCACGTCCTGCAGAAAAACTAGTTTGTCAAACATGCGATGAGGAAGATTTATCAGCCCTGAGATTGGGAGAGAAAGAAAGTAAAGTGATGTGAAGCTGCagtgatctctctctctgtgtgaaaTGGCAGAAGCGAGTATTTCATGGGCTCAGGATGAGTTCATGTGCTCAGTGTGTCTGGATCTTCTGAAGGATCCAGTGACTGTTCCCTGTGGACACACTTACTGCATGAGATGTATCACAGACTGCTGGGATCATGAGGATCAGACGGGAATCTACAGATGTCCTCAGTGCAGACAGACCTTCAGTCCGCGGCCGGTCTTAGGGAAGAACGTGATGGTTGCTGAGATGATGGAGAAACTGAAGACAGCGAGAATCCAAGTGACTTCAGATGTGGAGTGTGACGTCTGTactgagagaaaacacaaagccGTCAAATCCTGTCTGCTGTGTCTCAACTCTTACTGTCAAACTCATCTTGAGCAACATGAGAATCTCTTCAGAGGCAGAAGACACAGCCTGATAGATCCCACCGGACGACTGCAGGAGATGAACTGCTCTCAGCACCATAAAATGATGGAGATTTACTGTAACCGCTGTCAGAGATGtatctgtgtgttgtgtttgatgCATGAACACAGAGATCACGACACTGCGTCAATTTCAGCAgcaaacacagagaaacagGTGAGAACTGAAGGCATTCTAATGTTCAAAATGAATTACAAATTAAATTCtcttttgtttataatgttgggGCGTAACAATATATTGTGGTGTGAAATATTGTGATTGACTGGTAACGACACACTCAGCTATCGATGCAGTAATAAGTTACTGATACAAACTTTTGTATCGTGATATGTCTTATTGATGCACTTTGCTCTCAAGACGATAAAAAGTTTGCAGTCACGATCGTATCACAATGTTTAAACAAATGTCTTTTTAGCTTTTGTACCGCGATATGCCGTGTTGATACAATAATAATTTCATGATTACAATAGTAtcacaatgttttaaaaaatgcctTTTTAGCTTGTGTATCGTGATATGTCATTCTGATACGGTTACAAGTTCACGGTTATGGTGGTATCACAATGTTTAAACAGGTGTCTTTCTAGCTTGCGTGTCGCGATATGTCATGTCGATACGATTACGCGTTCACTGTTACGATAGTTTCACAATGTTTAAACAGATGTCTTTTTAGCTTGTGTATCGTGATATGTCATATCACAAAAATTCTTAATTTGGTTCAAAAAGTTGTATAATACCTCTATGGTAATGGTGAGCCCAGTTTTAAAACATAAGTTGAGTGTATCATTACACCCCGAACATAATCCAAAGGACGGTTTTTTCCCTTTTAAATTTGTTTTCGTCTTGTCTATTCATCaccatatatatatttagtgaGTTAAATCGaattttggtcaatttcatcCCAAAGTCATTGTGGTTAATGTTTCAGAGTCAGTTGggagaaacacaaaataaactccAGCAGAAGAtccaggagaaagagagagatcttCAGAAGCTCAGAGACACTGTGACGTCTCATAAGGTGAGATGTGATGAGATGTTTGAATATCACTGAAGCTCGGTGTGTCTCAcagtgacgtgtgtgtgtgtgtgtgtgtgtgtgtgtgtgtgtgtttgtgtaacagCGGTGTGCACAGACAGCAGTGGAGGACTGTGAGATGACGTTCACTGAACTGATGTCTGAGGTGACGCAGCTGATCAGAGATCAGGAGACGGCTGCAGTGAGTCGAGCTGAAGGACGTGTGGAGCGACTCAAGCAGGAGATTGAAGATCTGAAGAGAAGAAACACTGAGCTGGAGAAGCTTTCACAAACACAAGATCACATCCAGTTTCTCCAGGTAAATAAAACGAGTGAGTGATtacaattgtgtgtgtgtgtgtgtgtgtgtgtgtgtgtgtgtgcaaaatatgttttatatgaaatatattgtatttatattataaattatacggaattatattttttgaacatctaaaagttttctatgatggtttaggggttgggcataaaatatacagtttgtacaggaTCAAATTCATTAGGCTACACccatggactgtccccacggagataataaaccagacgtgtgtgcgtgcgtgcgtgcgtgcgtgcgtagcGTGTGCACTTGGTGAATAAAAgttattctgattctgatttgttgtttgtttctgtgtgtctgtAGAGTTTCcagtgtctctctgtctctggaTCAGCAGAAAACATCAGCATCACTTCTGACGTCTCTTTTGATGATGATGTTGTGAAATCTGTGTCTCAATTCAGAGAGAAACTGCAGCGTTTCTGCAGAGAAGAGATCCGCAAGATTTCTGGTAAACCCATGGATATGAATTCATTGGTTTTATAGTTTAAGACTGAATACAGTATAAAATTAAACAGCAGATGTCATTTGGTTTCCGTAGTGACAAGCATCCAGGTGCCTGAACCCAGAAGCAGGAGGGAATTTCTACAATGTAAGTAACTGAGACTAATAAATCATACAGTCCAGTGGGATGACTAAACACAGATTATACAGCAGCTCAAAAGTGTAGAAATCACCTTACCCAAATGTGTGTGTAAGATCATTGGAGTTTCAGACAGTGCAGACGTTAGTGAGGTAGCGCAGAATGACCGTTAATGTTTAATTTTCTGAAAGGACATGAGCCGCATTCATTCCTGAACACATTGATGGTATTGTGAAAATGTGCTCGCTTCACCTGTAATGATGTGTGACATTGAGTTCTTTTCGTCAGATTTCCGTCCGTTCACACTGGATCCAAACACAGTGAATCACAGACTCACTCTGTCTGAAGGGAACCAAGTGGCTACATACATTCTCCCAGCCCTGCAGTATCCGGATCATCCAGACAGATTTGACGATTGGTCTGAGGTCATGTGTAGAGACGGTGTGAGTGGACGCTGTTACTGGGAGGTGGAGTGGACTGGGAGGGGACGGTTGGGTGTTGATGTAGCGGTGGCTTATAGGAGCATGGGTAGGAAGGGAGTCGGTCTGGAGTGTGCAGCCGGACGCAACGATCAGTCCTGGAGTTTGTTCTGTTGTCCAAatcattattcattcattcataataaCTCCGAGATGATTGTTCCTCTTGACCCGAGCAGTTCTCGAGTAGGAGTGTATGTGGATCACAGTGCAGGACTTCTGTCCTTCTACAGCGTCTCAAACGACACGACGAGTCTCATCCACAGAGTTCACACCACATTCACTCAACCCCTCTGTCCTATGTTTGGACTGGACGAACACTCGGCATTCAGACTCGCTCATCTATAAATGATAAGCATGGTAAATTAATATTCCATCGCAGTTTATTCTCTCATTAAAGCATCTAGGAATGTCAGGTGTAGTAATTAAACTCTGATAAATCATCGCTTATAGAGTTCCCTTTACGCCGGATGCAATGAGCCTCATTTATAAAGGTGTGTACGCACAGGTTTGCTCGTAAAGCGTGCGTACGCAAAAATCCCACGGTTTTTACATTCCATTGGACTCTGTATATAAAACCCTTTTTGTGTTCGAAAAATAgtccaaaatgtacacaacgtaaagaacaaaaaacataatgtaaataagttgtcagaGAAtcagaatatgtgaataactcaattttgactgAAATGTCAGATTGAAGCTTAGACAAAAATACCAATGTGTGTGATTTATGAAAAtcatattcattcattttttatgtacatCATCAACCAGTGTAAAAGGTGCATGATTGTTTTTCATGACTTGTTGTCTGTTTAATTGCTGTACTGTATACATGAAACACGTGACATTATGGCCAATATAAACACGTTAAGATTCAGTATTGTGTCAGCTTGATTTCTGTCATCAGCTCAGTTTACGAGAATAAAAACTGCTGTCAGATCTGATCCAACCACATTCTTCTGTTGCTCAAGAACTCTTTCAGAAAGTTCAATGATTTATTCTCTTCCACATCACAGCTTCACATATTTCACATGACTGAACTGTTTCGTGATTTACTCGACCTTCATACACTTTTCATGTCTTTTCACTTGATGATGAGAGAACTACTAACACTACAATACAATAATACGAGTTAGCCGAAAGAAATGTTTACACCTTTGATGCTTTATTGAGATGTTTTCTTGACCAGTATAATGGGTAACGCTTTACAATAATGTTGTATTTGCTAATGTTAGTAAATGCATGAGGTGTTAATAAAAAGTACACTGcagttgtttatttatataaaaactatttGAACTCTGTTTTAAGCAATATAATAGTGGAAGAGAAAACCAGCACATACGATGTTAACAGCTGTCATGAAAAGCAGAAGAACCGGTGTGCATGAGACAGAAGAAAAATGTCTTACAGTAAGTCACGTCCTGCAGAAAAACTAGTTTGTCAAACATGCGATGAGGAAGATTTATCAGCCCTGAGATTGGGAGAGAAAGAAAGTAAAGTGATGTGAAGCTGCagtgatctctctctctgtgtgaaaTGGCAGAAGCGAGTATTTCATGGGCTCAGGATGAGTTCATGTGCTCAGTGTGTCTGGATCTTCTGAAGGATCCAGTGACTGTTCCCTGTGGACACACTTACTGCATGAGATGTATCACAGACTGCTGGGATCATGAGGATCAGACGGGAATCTACAGATGTCCTCAGTGCAGACAGACCTTCAGTCCGCGGCCGGTCTTAGGGAAGAACGTGATGGTTGCTGAGATGATGGAGAAACTGAAGACAGCGAGAATCCAAGTGACTTCAGATGTGGAGTGTGACGTCTGTactgagagaaaacacaaagccGTCAAATCCTGTCTGCTGTGTCTCAACTCTTACTGTCAAACTCATCTTGAGCAACATGAGAATCTCTTCAGAGGCAGAAGACACAGCCTGATAGATCCCACCGGACGACTGCAGGAGATGAACTGCTCTCAGCACCATAAAATGATGGAGATTTACTGTAACCGCTGTCAGAGATGtatctgtgtgttgtgtttgatgCATGAACACAGAGATCACGACACTGTGTCAATTTCAACAgcaaacacagagaaacagGTGAGAACTGAAGGCATTCTAATGTTCAAAATGAATTACAAATTAAATTCtcttttgtttataatgttgggGCGTAACAATATATTGTGGTGTGAAATATTGTGATTGACTGGTAACGACACACTCAGCTATCGATGCAGTAATAAGTTACTGATACAAACTTTTGTATCGTGATATGTCTTATTGATGCACTTTGCTCTCAAGACGATAAAAAGTTTGCAGTCACGATCGTATCACAATGTTTAAACAAATGTCTTTTTAGCTTTTGTACCGCGATATGCCGTGTTGATACAATAATAATTTCATGATTACAATAGTAtcacaatgttttaaaaaatgcctTTTTAGCTTGTGTATCGTGATATGTCATTCTGATACGGTTACAAGTTCACGGTTATGGTGGTATCACAATGTTTAAACAGGTGTCTTTCTAGCTTGCGTGTCGCGATATGTCATGTCGATACGATTACGCGTTCACTGTTACGATAGTTTCACAATGTTTAAACAGATGTCTTTTTAGCTTGTGTATCGTGATATGTCATATCACAAAAATTCTTAATTTGGTTCAAAAAGTTGTATAATACCTCTATGGTAATGGTGAGCCCAGTTTTAAAACATAAGTTGAGTGTATCATTACACCCCGAACATAATCCAAAGGACGGTTTTTTCCCTTTTAAATTTGTTTTCGTCTTGTCTATTCATCaccatatatatatttagtgaGTTAAATCGaattttggtcaatttcatcCCAAAGTCATTGTGGTTAATGTTTCAGAGTCAGTTGggagaaacacaaaataaactccAGCAGAAGAtccaggagaaagagagagatcttCAGAAGCTCAGAGACACTGTGACGTCTCATAAGGTGAGATGTGATGAGATGTTTGAATATCACTGAAGCTCGGTGTGTCTCAcagtgacgtgtgtgtgtgtgtgtgtgtgtgtgtgtgtgtgtgtttgtgtaacagCGGTGTGCACAGACAGCAGTGGAGGACTGTGAGATGACGTTCACTGAACTGATGTCTGAGGTGACGCAGCTGATCAGAGATCAGGAGACGGCTGCAGTGAGTCGAGCTGAAGGACGTGTGGAGCGACTGAAGCAGGAGATTGAAGATCTGAAGAGAAGAAACACTGAGCTGGAGAAGCTTTCACAAACACAAGATCACATCCAGTTTCTTCAGGTAAATGAAATGCAAACATATACAAAGATTACAGTattactgtatttgtatttcatCTCTTGTCTTTCTGTGTGTCTGTAGAGTTTCcggtgtctctctgtctctggaTCAGCAGAAAACATCAGCATCACTTCTGACGTCTCTTTTGATGATGATGTTGTGAAATCTGTGTCTCAATTCAGAGAGAAACTGCAGCGTTTCTGCAGAGAAGAGATCCGCAAGATTTCTGGTAAACTGACGGATATGAATTCATTTTCAGATGTTGAGCACCATTGTTGATTCTGTAGATGTAGAATtctatttttttactgtaaaatgtaaCATCGGGTGTCATTTGGTTTTCACAGAGACAAACGTGCAGGTCAGTGTGACCCCTGAACTCAGAAGCAGGAGGGAATTATTACAATGTAAGTTACTAAGACAAATAAACCGTTTTACTAAATACATTTCATAAAGCTGATTATACAGATCTTTTGATCAAAATCAAGGAATCATCGGTAGTTTGTTTCATTGTTTAACAGAGGTTATGATTAAATGCTGTTTGCACACATCAGTGATGTCTAGCCGCTCTGGGACCAACCAAATAACAACGTTAGGGgaacattttgtgtttgttggatGTAATCAGTGCTAATAAAGTGGTTTGGCGGGAAAGTGTTAAGACTGACTTGATCAGCTGTTTGTCTAATAATTGGACACACTTCAGCTAGCGTTGACATGATGTGTAACATTGAGTTCTTTTCATCAGATTTCCATCAGTTCACACTGGATCCAAACACAGCGAATCATTTGATCAGACTGTCTGAAGGGAACCGAGCGGCTACATTCACTGTTTCACTCCTGCAGTATCTATATCATCCAGACAGATTTGACGATTGGTCTGAGGTCATGTGTAGAGACGGTGTGAGTGGACGCTGTTACTGGGAGGTGGAGTGGACTGGGAGGGGACGGTTGGGTGTTGATGTAGCGGTGGCTTATAGGAGCATGGGTAGGAAGGGAGTCGGTCTGGAGAGTGCAGCCGGACGTAACGATCAGTCCTGGAGTTTGTTCTGTTCTCCTGCCCATTATTCATTCTGTCACAATAACATGGAGACCATTCTTCCACATGTCCCGAGTTGTTCTAGAGTAGGGGTGTATGTGGATCACACAGAAGGAGTGTTGTCCTTCTACAGCATCTTTCCCAAAACCAGTCTCATCCACAGCGTTCACACCACATTCACTCAACCTCTCTATCCTGTGTTTGGACTGGACGAACACTCGGCAGTCAAACTCTGTTTTCTTGAAATGTAAATGGGGCAAATGCGAtccaacaaatgtttttttggtaacactttaaaataatggtccgttgttaacaagtaactatgcagaaagtaataggtagtactacattaacagttaccttaatactattaactaatatagaagcaagattaactaagcagtaagtaatagctaatttaggacaaaggtagtttcttatttggtatttgataattactaaagaaaaatgccatcattgagAACTACTTGCGAAAtatgaccaattaataaagaaaaaacaattaattactaatctcaacattaacgtacataaagtgaaaaaataggttgtttgtggaaacaaatttatgaataaatacaaataccaaaagcctaataccaaaacatgaatggatatattctacatatatagaCTATCCATagaagtgttaatgtagtactgcctattactttctgcatagttacttgttaacaacggaccattattttaaagtgttaccgttttttttttgtgttgagTCTATGACATTAGTGATGAAAACGTTTGATGTTTTTCTTGCTTAACTTAAATGAGCAACCAGTGCTTGAACTGTATCATCATGGCTTCCCCCATGAAGTAATATTGGATTGAGAATGTGACAAACATCCAACAGGGCAATTTAGACAGACAGACTTATTACAGGATGGAATAGTTCAACCGTAAAACACGTACGTAGTTTATGTTTAACTGGAATGATGTTGCGAAGCCTCTGGTCGTATgttgtaaaataattaaatagatTTAAAAGTTGTGAATATAAACACTTTGTGTAATTCACATTGTCAAGGTGGGCTAAATACTTGTGAATACAAAACATATGTTTATTCTGTTTCTTCTACTGTGACTGTTCATTACTCTGTGATTTTCTAAATCTCCAGATAATGTTGATAAAAATGTGTCTGTTAATGTTGCAAGTACAATGTTTGCGCTGTCAACTGGAGATAtacttttgaaatgacaaaacctATATATAGGTGTAGGCCGggtttatttatgatttatgatgATTTATCCTGTAAAACAAAGTTTGGAAAagacattgttttgtttttttctcagagGAAAATAAGAGAATTTTCCGCTTATTTttgtatgcatttatgcaaaatgtcttttttttgtctattccaatacaacttttattttttatagtaatGACGGTTTAAACATGGTATATggtgaatttttttatgtaatcaTTAAACAAAACCTATACTTTATTCATCTTAAAATACTTTCATTCTTTACTGGATTGCAGTGATTTTTATTTTCGTTTCCTTTAGTCTTTGATTGATTAATAATGCACAACATGTACATGTGCTTAAGATGCGGATTTACCCAGTTTATTTGtctt
Proteins encoded in this region:
- the LOC130561111 gene encoding tripartite motif-containing protein 16-like isoform X1, translating into MAEASISWAQDEFMCSVCLDLLKDPVTVPCGHTYCMRCITDCWDHEDQTGIYRCPQCRQTFSPRPVLGKNVMVAEMMEKLKTARIQVTSDVECDVCTERKHKAVKSCLLCLNSYCQTHLEQHENLFRGRRHSLIDPTGRLQEMNCSQHHKMMEIYCNRCQRCICVLCLMHEHRDHDTASISAANTEKQSQLGETQNKLQQKIQEKERDLQKLRDTVTSHKRCAQTAVEDCEMTFTELMSEVTQLIRDQETAAVSRAEGRVERLKQEIEDLKRRNTELEKLSQTQDHIQFLQSFQCLSVSGSAENISITSDVSFDDDVVKSVSQFREKLQRFCREEIRKISVTSIQVPEPRSRREFLQYFRPFTLDPNTVNHRLTLSEGNQVATYILPALQYPDHPDRFDDWSEVMCRDGVSGRCYWEVEWTGRGRLGVDVAVAYRSMGRKGVGLECAAGRNDQSWSLFCCPNHYSFIHNNSEMIVPLDPSSSRVGVYVDHSAGLLSFYSVSNDTTSLIHRVHTTFTQPLCPMFGLDEHSAFRLAHL
- the LOC130561111 gene encoding tripartite motif-containing protein 16-like isoform X2 — translated: MRCITDCWDHEDQTGIYRCPQCRQTFSPRPVLGKNVMVAEMMEKLKTARIQVTSDVECDVCTERKHKAVKSCLLCLNSYCQTHLEQHENLFRGRRHSLIDPTGRLQEMNCSQHHKMMEIYCNRCQRCICVLCLMHEHRDHDTASISAANTEKQSQLGETQNKLQQKIQEKERDLQKLRDTVTSHKRCAQTAVEDCEMTFTELMSEVTQLIRDQETAAVSRAEGRVERLKQEIEDLKRRNTELEKLSQTQDHIQFLQSFQCLSVSGSAENISITSDVSFDDDVVKSVSQFREKLQRFCREEIRKISVTSIQVPEPRSRREFLQYFRPFTLDPNTVNHRLTLSEGNQVATYILPALQYPDHPDRFDDWSEVMCRDGVSGRCYWEVEWTGRGRLGVDVAVAYRSMGRKGVGLECAAGRNDQSWSLFCCPNHYSFIHNNSEMIVPLDPSSSRVGVYVDHSAGLLSFYSVSNDTTSLIHRVHTTFTQPLCPMFGLDEHSAFRLAHL
- the LOC130561110 gene encoding tripartite motif-containing protein 16-like, with the protein product MAEASISWAQDEFMCSVCLDLLKDPVTVPCGHTYCMRCITDCWDHEDQTGIYRCPQCRQTFSPRPVLGKNVMVAEMMEKLKTARIQVTSDVECDVCTERKHKAVKSCLLCLNSYCQTHLEQHENLFRGRRHSLIDPTGRLQEMNCSQHHKMMEIYCNRCQRCICVLCLMHEHRDHDTVSISTANTEKQSQLGETQNKLQQKIQEKERDLQKLRDTVTSHKRCAQTAVEDCEMTFTELMSEVTQLIRDQETAAVSRAEGRVERLKQEIEDLKRRNTELEKLSQTQDHIQFLQSFRCLSVSGSAENISITSDVSFDDDVVKSVSQFREKLQRFCREEIRKISETNVQVSVTPELRSRRELLQYFHQFTLDPNTANHLIRLSEGNRAATFTVSLLQYLYHPDRFDDWSEVMCRDGVSGRCYWEVEWTGRGRLGVDVAVAYRSMGRKGVGLESAAGRNDQSWSLFCSPAHYSFCHNNMETILPHVPSCSRVGVYVDHTEGVLSFYSIFPKTSLIHSVHTTFTQPLYPVFGLDEHSAVKLCFLEM